TCGCCCGGCTCGATGCGCCCATCACGGCCACCAGCGCGAATTTGTCGGACGATATAGCGCCGACGCGGCCCGAGGAGGTCTCGGTCCCCCACGACTACCTGGTCGACGGCGGGGAACTCCCCGGAACGCCGAGCACGGTGGTGGACCTGACCGTCCGGCGTATCCTGCGGAAGGGTGCGGGATGGGAAGCGGTGGAAGCGTTTCTGGAGACTCTGCGGTGATGCAATCGGTACGGCTCCGGGATTTCATCGAGGACGCCGAGGGCTGCCTCTATGCGGTCTCGAACTACGACAACGCCGACCGGATCGGGTGCATCCTCCGCTACGTCCCCGATCCCGGGGGGGAGCGGACGAACCTCTCCGGCCGGCGGTACCGCAAATACGATTTCGCCGAGTCCTTCGACTGGATCCGGGAGCATAAGCCGGCGTATCTCGACTCGGTCCACCGGGTGCCCTACTGCGACGTGGCCCGGGTCTACAAGCCGGAGGAGGAGATCGGGAGGGTGGCGGCAAGAAACCCCCGGGTGGCAAGGCTCCTCTCTCACTTAGATCTTTTACCGGGCTCGTTCGGGTGCACGGGCTCGCTCCTCTGCGGCCTCGAGAACGCCGCCTCCGACATCGACCTCGTCGTCTACGGCGATGCCTGGTTTGCCGCCCAGCGCCGGCTCCGGCGCCTGGTGGAGACGGGGGTGATCCCGGGGATGAGCACCGCGATGTGGCGGAAGGTCTACGACAAGAGGGTGCCTGAGATATCGTTCGACGCCTTCGTCCTGCACGAGCAGCGGAAGTGGAACCGGGGAGAGTTTGAGGGGACCTACTTCGACCTCCTCTACACCCGGGACTACGCCAACCTGGACGCGGTCCCCGCCGGTCCGGGGAGGGTGGTCGGCCGGGCAATGATCGAGGCGACGGTCACCGACGCCTCCCTCTCCTTCGACAGCCCGGCGGTCTACGCCGTGAACCACGACGAGATTGCCCGGGTCCTCTCCTTCACCCACACCTACTCGGGCCAGGCGCTCGCCGGGGAGGTCATCGAGGCTCAGGGTGTCGTCGAGGAGCACGGCGACGAGCGGTGGCTGATCGTCGGCACGACCCGCGAGGCGAAGGGCGAGTACATTTTATCGAAGACGCTGCTCGAGAACGTTTAGAAGAGGTCCGAGAGCCGCCGCGGCCCGGCGGTGCACCGCTCGAGGTGGGGGCAGCCGTCGCAGGGGGCCCGGAGGGGGCGCGGCGGGATATCGCCCGCGACGACCCTCTTTGCCGCCCGGATCGCCTTGATCAGCTCCCGCCGGTCCCGCGGCTGGGGCTCGACGTAGCGGCAGACGCCGCTCGCGACGTACTCGACGTAGCCGCCGCCGACGGGCCGGCCGAGGGTCTCTTTGAGGCAGGCAACGTAGCAGGCGACCCGGAGCCGGTCGGTGCCGTAGACCCCGGCCTTCGGGGCGGTGCTCGACCGGGCGACGGCGAACGTGCCGTCCTCGAAGACTTTGTCGATTCTTCCCCGGATGCCGAGGATGTCGGACTCGACGGCGAGGTCGGCCTGGACGGGCCGCTGCCAGGCCGTCTCGCGGCAGGCGGCGACGCATTCGTCGAGGAGCTCCCGGGCCTCCGCTGTTGCGTCGGGGAGGACGCAGAGGACCTCCTGCCAGATTTGGTCCGCTTCGAGGAGTTCCCCGAGGTGCGTGGAGACCTGTTTGCAGACGGTGTAGCGCGGAGACTCCGGGTGCTCCTCCGACCGCTCGAAGTAGTAGCGCCGGGGGCAGATGTGGCAGGCGACGACGCCGGATACCGGGATGTACTCGTTCATGGATAGCGGGTCCCGTTTGAGAAGACGTATGCCCTCCCTGTATAAAGCGGGATACGCTCCGCACCGGCGCGGGGTCCCGGGCGGCCCGGAGGGGAGATGCGGCTGGAAGACCAACTCTTATGCCGGAGCGGATCACAGAAGATGGGTATGGCAAACCGCGAGATATCGGTCAACATCCCCGGCGACCTCGACCCGGTCTATTCGAACCGGATCCAGATTGCCTACAAGGAGGACGAGTTCACGTTCCTCTTCCTGCACGAGATCCCCGGCATGAACCAGGCGCGGGGGAAGGCGATCGTCTCGATCAGTCCCCGGCACGCGAAGAACCTGGTCGAGGTGCTCGCGAAGAGCGTCGCCGACTACGAGCAGAAGTTCGGCAAGATAACCACCCCGGAGGCCGCCCCGCACCAGGAGAGCAACGTCACCATCCGCGGGTACTCCTGAACGGGGCCGGACCGGCGAGTTCCCGGCAGGTGATACCTTTTTAATTCCGAAGATGCAACATTGTAAGGCAGTTGCCGCTGTGGCTTAGCGGTATAGCGGCTGATTCGTAATCAGCAGGTCGGGGGTTCAAGTCCCCCCAGCGGCTCTTTTCGTCGAAGGTTCAAATCCCTTGAAAATGCTTCTATCCTCATTCTGTGACCCCTCAATCATGAGGACCATCGGCGAGCCTATTCGGCCCGCAATCTTCACCCTCTGATGTAAGTATGCGACAAGTACAGAACAGCCAAATCAGCTGTTTTCCCCGCAGAAATTCATGGTGTTTGTTATTTGATTTTGGATGTCGCCACAGTCTACGTAACAAAATGATTGTGGTGGCACAAATTTCTCAAACAATGCAACTGGATCAAGTGGCTCAGCGAATTGCTCTAACTCTTCGATCTTGATTGCGAAACCATACTCCTTTCCAGAGAAATAATCAAAAAAATCTTCTTTACTGACGCCGGAAACATCCTTGAACTGTTCCCACAGACGGTCAGGATGCCCTTCCACAATCTCACCAAGTAGGAAATACGCGACAATCTTCTTTATGGGGGATGATGCATAGATAAAGATCATATCCCTTGACCGGTCCCGAAAGATCTGCTTGCGAAACTCGTACTGCTTGTTACCATTCAGAATCTCTCTAACATATTTTGGCTTAATGGACAGTAAAACGCCGGTCAATTCCGCAGGCCTCCGATAATAGATAATATTTACTATCATTTATATATGTTATGGATTGCGGTGCGAAAGTGAGAATGCCCAACTCTTTGAGTGCCTTATAAGGAACTGGGCTTTTTACATGGAAATGATGACGGAACATAATCACAGTCAGAGGTTTTTTCATTCTTTCGATATCATCACGACTATACACCGTTCGTTTTCCAACGATTTTGATGATATCATCAGGTGTAGTTAGATCTGTGTGAACGGTTTCGATCACCCCAACAGATGTCACCATTCTTAAATCTCGGGATCGATAGAAGAAGATTAAATCTCCTGTTGCAATGTGCTTGTTTTTGGTATGTGAGAGGTATGCCTTCTTGATGGTATTCCCTTCGATGATGAACATACCCGAGTGTTCTGGAAGTTTTGTTTGTCTTCCCTTGAAGTCAGTAAATAACCTTTCATGATTCTCTGGCCATATGGGAATGATAAATTTCCTGACTTTAGGACCATCATAGAATGATGGATAATACTGCCGACTGACCTCCAGCGGCAAGAGGGTTTGAGCCAGTTCAAGACTTGCGTAAATCCTTTTTATAAATACTTCTTCACCACGTAAATTTCGAGCCTCTAGTTTGAATCCGTATTCCGATATCAGTTCGACCAGACGATCATCTGGTTTAGTGAAATGTGTGAGATATATCTCTTCAGTCCCGTTTTTTATAGCAATGTCGACAGCCAGTTTAATGAAGAGTTCACCGATTTTCTGACCAATATTCCGAACAATGAAGGTAGATATCTTCTCTCGCTTCTTTTTTGGGAACGGCGGGATCGTATCAAGGGGCTCCTCCTCAATTTTATAGATTAACAAAGCTCCGATCGATCCATCAGAATTGTAATGAACCCAGCACTTCCTTCCCTGCCGAGAACTTTTCCTGAACCACTCTTCAAATTCTTTATAGTCCTCTTTTAGTGTTGTGAAAATGGGATCGGACAATTTGAGATTGTAAATGAAATCTTCTTCAACCCCTGGCGGAGCCGTGGTCTTCTCTGTGGGAATGAGGCTTTGGAAGAGATCAAGTGCATCAGAAATTGAGAAGACGCGGTTATCGATGCCGAGACGTGCCGCTTTTGCAGTTAGTCTTCTGTCTTCGGTAACAAGTAAGTCCACTGCGTCTTTATAAACACAATACAGGAGGGCATTATCGATTTCATTGTTACTTCCAACTCTTGCAGGTATTTTTTCACTAAATACTGAATCGTGATTGGGGTTTGGCGGAGATTCTAGTTGAGGATAAGCCCTGACCTTGGAGAGCATAATCCCTCTTCTTTGAGGATCAGGATTTTTCTCCAGTTCATAGACTGACAGGGGATGAACAAGTGGAGTAACGCCAACTTTATGGAATATTTGGTTGAGGCTTTGCAAATTTTGAGATAGGATTTGATTGTCCTCACGGTAAATGATAATATTGGTATCAATCAGAACCCGCATGGTTAAACAATAGTAACTCTAGAATCCATACTATAAAGATATCTAATTGTATTGAAGAACCTTCTGTCGTTAAAATCTTTAAGATAACATAGAATAGTCACTTTCCACTTTTCACGGTGAGGTGTAATATCATCCCATTGTCACAGGCGAACTTCACCAGCACCCAAGTATGCGCTATAAGTGCCAGAGTGTGAGGTCGTCCCAAAATGCCTCTGCCGGGAGGAGGACACCCCCTCCCGGTCCCTCCCCCGTGTGGCGATATGCGACGTCCCGGCAGGAACGGAGCTGGAGCACGAAGGTGTGACTCCTGGTGGGAAGCCGTGTCAGGTATCTGCCGCAGAATTTCGCTTAATTCTCCTAGAGAGTACGTAAGAACGTTCAAACCATGTGGAGCTTCAACCAAGAGTATTTTTAGGACGACTTCTGTGTCAACCACCAGTATGTAGAGGTTATACCACTGCGGTCAGTCTCGTCGCTCTGCCAATTAACTACACTAACTCAATGCAGTGAAGAGTTGGAATCTCCACTCTCCAGGATAGCGCATCTTGCGCTAATGGTGAGAATCCTCCATAGAGGGCTATTCGCTAGCCTGATGTAAAAAAGAGTCTTTGAGTTCTTTCCGGTGATATTCTTGGTATACTCTTTAGAATTGGCTTTTGGAACCCGTTTTGAAGGTTCTAATGTAGGCCTAAGCTAGATAGTCCATTTCTACATGCCCCTGCTCCGAAATCCATGCCAAACGACACTGGCAATCACCCTCCCTCTCCCCGGCAGCCGGTTACTACCTCATCGGCTCCCCGCCGACGGGGCTCGGCACCGGCCCCTCGGCCTGTTCCCTGCGTCGTCGGGGTGCTTCTCGCCACCTGTGCCGCCACACCTCTGACAGGTCATGGTAAAACACCCACCCCTCTTCCGTTCCAAACATCCGAAGGCACGGGATCGAAGAGAGATCCCACATAAAGGACGCCTTGCCTGCCGTGACGAAAAGAGAGGACTGTGCCGATGCAACGACTTCAATTAAAAAAGCCAGTTCCAGATTCTCATCTTATAATGCCTGTTTATACTGATATTGGGATCGCCATCGAGCATTTTGCTCACCTTCACCTTCATTTTATAGCCTTTTTTAATTTTTAAGAACGTCTTGCTGAATAGCGTGTTGGGAGACATTACCTGGTTGAGGTAGCCGTACTGCTCCTTTATCGAGTCCAGTTTCAAGCCGGCCGTAATTTCGTCGCAATCTTTTGCTCCCGAATCCGTGAACGTATGACACTCCCTTATGAAGTCCGTAAGGATCTTCACTCCCTGTTCATTCCTGTTCAGCGTCTCGGTCAGGTTCAGTATTCTATCGGAGAATGAAATGACAAATATCAGGAACCCCAGAAATGCGATCACATTTCTCGTGTCCTGCTGAGCGTGAAAGGGAAGCGACAATGAAAGCAGAATTTCAGGATCTACAATACTTAAAAAGGCAATGGATGCCGAAAAGAACAGAATGGAAAGCGATAGACCGCTGGAGATCCATTTATATTTCCTGCACTGGTATGCACAGATTTCCCTGATCAACCCGGCCTTGTCCGCTAACTTGTTAATCTCGTTAACGCAGTCCTCTACTGTTTTCACACCCATTGGAGTTCCTCACAATTAATAATTCACGAAATACGTTCCATATCGTTTTTAAGTGCGCTCTGCCCCGGATCAACGTAAAGTGACGTAACGGCAAAACCTGCCGACAAAAAATGGTGCAACCAGGCAGTGGGATCAATACCTCCGCTGAAGGGGAGCAGGCACCGTTTTAACATTGTTGAACCATTTAAAGAAAATAATCAAATGGATATATACGTTTCGAAACTTCTTTCTTTCCAGATCGTCCAGAAAACGGTTATCCGTTGCACCGAGTTCGAAAGGGTTCACCCCCAAACAACAGGCAATCCAAAAACGGATAACCCATCCCCACCCACCCTGATCCGAAACCATGGCAAACAATATCGGCACACTGGCAATCACCATCTCTCTCCTCGGCATCGCGTTCGTGCTGCACTTCTCGGCAGCACCCTACTACTTCATCGGCTCCCCGCCGACGGGGCTCAGCACCGGGACGCTCGGCCTGGTCCTCTGCGTCATCGGAGTGCTTCTCGCCGGCTTTGCTGCCGCGAAGAAGGAGTGAACCAGAGCGAGATGGCCCCGCCCCTCGACCCGGACCGTTTCGCCATAGCGCTCGACGAGGATCTGCACGAGATACGGCCCGAGCCCCTTGCTTCTACTGCTCGTAGCGGTGAAAGATCTCCTGCTTCTCGTCGTCCGGCACGCCCGGATCGGTATCCTCGACCGACACCGGACAGCCCGATATCTACATGAGGCTCAAACTGAAAACAGGTAGAACGAAGCACGGGAGCCGGAAATGGAACTGCAAATCCTGAACGCCATTGTCCTCATCTTCGGAATCTCCCTCATCGTCGGACTGCTCTTCAACCCGTTGCGCATCCCGCCGCTGGTCGGGTTCATCCTGACGGGCATCATCGTCGGGCCGAATGTGCTCGGCATCGTGCAGTCACTCGAAGAAGTCAACATCCTTGCCGAGATCGGGATCGTCCTGCTGCTCTTCACCATTGGTCTCGAGTTCTCCTTCGCCCACCTCTGGCAGATACGGAAGATGCTCCTCGTCAGCGGGTCGATCCAGGTCTTCCTGACGTTTCTGGTCTCCTTCTTCATCGCGACGCTCATCGGGCTGCCGTTTGCAGAAGCCGTCCTTCTGGGTTTCCTCTTCGCCCTCTCCAGCACCGCGGTCGTGCTCCGGATCCTCCACCAGCGGGGGGAGATGAGCACCCCGCACGGCAACATAATCCTCGGGGTCCTGATCTTCCAGGACATCGTCGCCATCCCGATGATCATGGCCATACCGTTCCTCGCGAGCATCTCCGCGCCCGCGGCGGTGCAGGCGTTCAGTGTAGAGTCCCTCTCGTCGATGCTCACCGTCGACATCCTGATCCTGGTTGTCCTCGTCGTGGCCGCAAAATGGGGAGTTCCCTGGTTCCTTTACCAGATAGCGAGAACGAGGAACCGCGAACTCTTCCTTCTCTTCATCGTGGTGACATGTTTCGGTGTCGCCTGGCTCGTCTCGCTCGCCGGGATTTCGCTTGCGCTGGGCGCTCTCCTCGCCGGCCTCCTGATCTCCCGGTCGGAGTACAGCCATCAGGCCATCGGCAGCATCGTACCGTTCCGCGACATCTTCACGAGCTTCTTCTTTGTCTCGGTGGGGATGCTGCTTGACGTGGGGTTCTTACTCGAGCATCTCGGACTGGTGCTTCTCCTGATCGTGGGCGTGATCGTCGCAAAGGGGCTGATCGCCGCCGCGGTCCCGGTGGTCCTCGGCTACCCCATCCGCACCATCACCCTCGTCGGGCTCGCCCTTGCCCAGGTTGGGGAGTTCTCCTTCATCCTCTCGCGGAGCGGTCTTGATTACGGCATCCTCTCCCCTGAGATCTACCAGCTCTTCCTGGTGACCGCCCTCATCACGATGGCCATGACGCCTTTCGTCATCGGCGGCGGACCGATGCTCTCCGATCGCCTCTGCCGCGTCGGCTTCCTCAACCGGACTCTGGAGGCCCGCCGCCCCGTGGAGGAGCCCGAGCGCCAACCTCTCAGGGAACACGTGATGATCATCGGCTACGGCGTGACGGGGAGGAACCTTGCGCGGGCGGCGAAAGCCGGCGGGATCCCGTACGTCATCATCGAGATGAACCCCGTGACCGTGCGAAAAGAGCGGGCTCTCGGCGAGCCCATCCACTACGGTGACGCCACCACGGAGACGGTCCTGGTGCACGCCGATATCGAGTCCGCCCGTATTGCCGTGATCGCGATCAACGATCCCGTCTCGACCCGACAGATCGTGGAGGCCTGCCGCCGCTTGAACCCCTACCTCTACATCATCGTGCGAACCCGCTACCTCATCGAGGTGGGGCCCCTGCAGGATCTCGGAGCCAACGAGGTGGTCCCGGAGGAGTTCGAGACGTCGCTGGAGATCTTCACCCGGGTGCTGAACAAATACCTCATCCCGAAGGACCGGATCGAGGGACTGACGGCTGAGATCCGCTCGGACACCTACCAGATGCTCCGCAACCCACAAGAACATCCTCCGACGCTCACGGATCTGATCTACCGGCTCTCCAACGTGAGCATCGTCACCTACACGATCGACCCGGCCGCCCCGGTGGCGGGGAAGACGCTCGGGGAGATCAACCTCCGCAGAAGACACGACGTGCTGGTCCTCGCCGTCCTGCGGGGAGAGGAGACGATCACGAATCCGGACGGGGAGACGAAGATCCTGCCCAACGATATCGTCATCGTCCTGGGCACGCCCGAGCCTGTGGCACGGGCGTCCGTCCTCTTCCAGGCGCCCCCGAGAGAGGAGGGGACTCCGGCATAGGGACG
The genomic region above belongs to Methanoculleus oceani and contains:
- a CDS encoding CRISPR-associated protein Cas4, whose translation is MNEYIPVSGVVACHICPRRYYFERSEEHPESPRYTVCKQVSTHLGELLEADQIWQEVLCVLPDATAEARELLDECVAACRETAWQRPVQADLAVESDILGIRGRIDKVFEDGTFAVARSSTAPKAGVYGTDRLRVACYVACLKETLGRPVGGGYVEYVASGVCRYVEPQPRDRRELIKAIRAAKRVVAGDIPPRPLRAPCDGCPHLERCTAGPRRLSDLF
- a CDS encoding monovalent cation:proton antiporter family protein produces the protein MELQILNAIVLIFGISLIVGLLFNPLRIPPLVGFILTGIIVGPNVLGIVQSLEEVNILAEIGIVLLLFTIGLEFSFAHLWQIRKMLLVSGSIQVFLTFLVSFFIATLIGLPFAEAVLLGFLFALSSTAVVLRILHQRGEMSTPHGNIILGVLIFQDIVAIPMIMAIPFLASISAPAAVQAFSVESLSSMLTVDILILVVLVVAAKWGVPWFLYQIARTRNRELFLLFIVVTCFGVAWLVSLAGISLALGALLAGLLISRSEYSHQAIGSIVPFRDIFTSFFFVSVGMLLDVGFLLEHLGLVLLLIVGVIVAKGLIAAAVPVVLGYPIRTITLVGLALAQVGEFSFILSRSGLDYGILSPEIYQLFLVTALITMAMTPFVIGGGPMLSDRLCRVGFLNRTLEARRPVEEPERQPLREHVMIIGYGVTGRNLARAAKAGGIPYVIIEMNPVTVRKERALGEPIHYGDATTETVLVHADIESARIAVIAINDPVSTRQIVEACRRLNPYLYIIVRTRYLIEVGPLQDLGANEVVPEEFETSLEIFTRVLNKYLIPKDRIEGLTAEIRSDTYQMLRNPQEHPPTLTDLIYRLSNVSIVTYTIDPAAPVAGKTLGEINLRRRHDVLVLAVLRGEETITNPDGETKILPNDIVIVLGTPEPVARASVLFQAPPREEGTPA
- a CDS encoding PIN domain-containing protein — encoded protein: MRVLIDTNIIIYREDNQILSQNLQSLNQIFHKVGVTPLVHPLSVYELEKNPDPQRRGIMLSKVRAYPQLESPPNPNHDSVFSEKIPARVGSNNEIDNALLYCVYKDAVDLLVTEDRRLTAKAARLGIDNRVFSISDALDLFQSLIPTEKTTAPPGVEEDFIYNLKLSDPIFTTLKEDYKEFEEWFRKSSRQGRKCWVHYNSDGSIGALLIYKIEEEPLDTIPPFPKKKREKISTFIVRNIGQKIGELFIKLAVDIAIKNGTEEIYLTHFTKPDDRLVELISEYGFKLEARNLRGEEVFIKRIYASLELAQTLLPLEVSRQYYPSFYDGPKVRKFIIPIWPENHERLFTDFKGRQTKLPEHSGMFIIEGNTIKKAYLSHTKNKHIATGDLIFFYRSRDLRMVTSVGVIETVHTDLTTPDDIIKIVGKRTVYSRDDIERMKKPLTVIMFRHHFHVKSPVPYKALKELGILTFAPQSITYINDSKYYLLSEACGIDRRFTVH
- a CDS encoding DNA polymerase subunit beta — protein: MQSVRLRDFIEDAEGCLYAVSNYDNADRIGCILRYVPDPGGERTNLSGRRYRKYDFAESFDWIREHKPAYLDSVHRVPYCDVARVYKPEEEIGRVAARNPRVARLLSHLDLLPGSFGCTGSLLCGLENAASDIDLVVYGDAWFAAQRRLRRLVETGVIPGMSTAMWRKVYDKRVPEISFDAFVLHEQRKWNRGEFEGTYFDLLYTRDYANLDAVPAGPGRVVGRAMIEATVTDASLSFDSPAVYAVNHDEIARVLSFTHTYSGQALAGEVIEAQGVVEEHGDERWLIVGTTREAKGEYILSKTLLENV
- a CDS encoding DUF3467 domain-containing protein, producing the protein MANREISVNIPGDLDPVYSNRIQIAYKEDEFTFLFLHEIPGMNQARGKAIVSISPRHAKNLVEVLAKSVADYEQKFGKITTPEAAPHQESNVTIRGYS